In one window of uncultured Sphaerochaeta sp. DNA:
- the pyrH gene encoding UMP kinase codes for MYNNLAVISLGGSIIAPDKVDHAFLKELNSALKSYLKEDKSRKIILVCGGGAPARVYQNAMREINPDVDSEELDWLGIRATHINGQLLKAMFNEFCTDNLITDPTGHINFQGQVLVAAGWKPGFSTDNDAVILAERFEGRLIINLSNIAKVYTDDPKKNPEAKPLDSISWADYRTMVGENWTPGKNSPFDPIASKRAAKMHMEVVCADGRNIENTMNILYGRKYEGTIIS; via the coding sequence ATGTATAATAATTTGGCAGTTATTTCATTGGGCGGATCAATCATTGCACCGGATAAGGTTGACCACGCTTTTCTTAAAGAACTCAACAGTGCTCTCAAATCCTATTTGAAAGAAGATAAAAGTAGAAAAATCATCCTGGTCTGTGGAGGCGGTGCCCCGGCCCGTGTCTACCAGAATGCTATGCGAGAGATTAACCCTGATGTGGATAGTGAAGAACTTGACTGGCTTGGAATCAGGGCCACCCATATCAATGGGCAACTCCTCAAGGCAATGTTCAACGAATTCTGTACCGATAACCTGATCACCGACCCAACCGGTCATATCAACTTCCAGGGACAGGTGTTGGTTGCCGCTGGTTGGAAGCCTGGTTTCTCTACTGATAATGATGCAGTCATACTCGCCGAGAGGTTCGAAGGAAGGCTGATCATCAACCTCAGCAACATTGCCAAGGTGTATACCGATGATCCAAAAAAGAATCCTGAAGCAAAGCCGTTGGATTCCATAAGTTGGGCAGACTACCGCACTATGGTTGGAGAGAACTGGACTCCCGGAAAGAACTCTCCCTTTGACCCCATTGCAAGCAAGAGAGCTGCAAAAATGCATATGGAGGTAGTGTGTGCCGATGGACGAAACATCGAAAACACCATGAATATCCTCTATGGTAGAAAGTATGAGGGAACCATCATCAGCTAG
- a CDS encoding radical SAM protein, producing the protein MDEHGMNAYGTCRLCPNYCAVNRMEGKLGRCGETDTVRIAFSGLHRGEEPPVTGEHGSGMIFFSGCPLHCAYCQNHQISGSGESGAMAVGIEVSTTELSNIMLQLQELGATNLNLVTGTHFIPSIVAALDLAKTQGFSLDVVWNSSGFESLEGLSLIDPYIDLYLIDVKTLREDVSAEFCGLALYARIIRSVMTYILRNRRTTFVDDEGKLKGVLVRHLVFPGTLDASKDVLRYFSQELKDSCYLSLMVQFEPPKGDVRFPAISEEEYNDLLLTLEELDIEDGFVQELGENVSWIPDFTQENPFPEGFATPLPYFINLAKRSS; encoded by the coding sequence ATGGATGAACATGGAATGAATGCCTATGGCACGTGTAGGTTATGTCCCAATTACTGCGCTGTGAACCGAATGGAAGGCAAGCTTGGAAGGTGTGGTGAGACTGATACGGTTCGTATTGCTTTCTCTGGTCTTCATCGTGGTGAAGAGCCTCCCGTAACCGGTGAACATGGATCAGGAATGATCTTTTTCAGTGGCTGTCCCTTGCACTGCGCCTACTGCCAGAACCATCAGATCTCTGGAAGTGGTGAGTCAGGTGCCATGGCTGTGGGAATTGAAGTGAGTACCACTGAGCTCTCCAATATCATGCTTCAACTTCAGGAACTTGGGGCGACCAATTTGAATCTGGTGACTGGAACGCATTTCATACCATCAATTGTTGCAGCATTGGATCTTGCAAAGACGCAAGGTTTTTCCTTGGATGTAGTGTGGAACAGTTCAGGATTTGAGTCCCTGGAAGGACTCTCTTTGATCGACCCCTACATTGATCTGTATCTCATCGACGTAAAGACATTGAGAGAGGATGTGAGTGCTGAGTTCTGTGGATTGGCGCTCTATGCAAGGATCATCCGTTCTGTGATGACGTATATTCTACGAAATAGGAGAACCACCTTTGTTGATGATGAAGGGAAACTTAAGGGAGTACTGGTTAGGCACCTGGTATTTCCTGGTACGCTTGATGCCTCCAAAGATGTTCTTCGTTATTTTTCCCAGGAGTTGAAGGATTCTTGCTACCTCTCGTTGATGGTGCAGTTTGAACCTCCCAAGGGTGATGTACGGTTTCCTGCAATCAGTGAAGAGGAATATAATGATCTGCTCCTTACATTGGAGGAGTTGGATATCGAGGATGGATTTGTGCAGGAATTGGGGGAGAATGTCTCCTGGATTCCAGATTTCACCCAGGAGAATCCGTTCCCCGAGGGGTTTGCAACCCCACTTCCTTATTTTATCAACCTAGCGAAACGCTCTAGCTGA